The proteins below are encoded in one region of Anoplopoma fimbria isolate UVic2021 breed Golden Eagle Sablefish chromosome 19, Afim_UVic_2022, whole genome shotgun sequence:
- the kitlga gene encoding kit ligand a: MKKPKIWIRVCVHILLFITLGVHSSKFDVNPVTDDISRLSILRQNIPKDYKIPVHYVPKEEGGMCWVKLNVFYLEESLQDLAHKFGNISSNRKDISIFIQMLQELRINMGNLESIMLEFQCHYREERWQTARYFDFVKDFLIAAQNKEDSDDCDPAPCPTTPYTVTTEEYLKVSPPSSSKDTECATGCNPHFATSSLSEVVERSLLSLLFIPLLALVFLLVWKVRSCRNEEDLEQNPGEGGLFTGTEGTAPPLDAEISEKNMLNVIEIV, encoded by the exons ATTTGGATACGCGTCTGTGTCCATATACTGCTGTTCATCACGCTTGGGGTACATTCAAGTAAATTTGACGTCAACCCAGTGACAGATGACATCTCTAGACTCTCTATTTTG agaCAAAATATTCCTAAAGATTACAAAATTCCTGTACACTACGTTCCAAAAGAAGAG GGAGGGATGTGTTGGGTAAAATTAAACGTCTTCTACTTGGAGGAGAGTTTACAAGATTTAGCACATAAGTTTGGAAACATTTCATCCAACAGAAAAGATATTAGCATATTCATCCAAATGCTCCAAGAACTGCGGATCAACATGGGGAATCTG GAGTCCATCATGTTAGAGTTCCAGTGCCACTACAGGGAAGAGAGGTGGCAGACAGCGCGATACTTTGACTTTGTCAAAGACTTCCTTATAGCTGCACAGAATAAAGAAGATTCAGATGACTGTGATCCTGCCCCCTGTCCCACAACACCATACACAGTAACAACAGAAGAATATTTAAAAG TATCACCACCGTCCAGCAGTAAAGACACCGAGTGTGCAACAGGCTGCAACCCAC ATTTTGCAACGAGTTCCCTGTCTGAAGTGGTGGAGCGAAGCCTTCTCTCCTTACTGTTCATTCCACTCCTAGCTCTCGTATTCCTGCTCGTGTGGAAG GTCCGATCGTGTCGGAACGAGGAGGATCTGGAACAGAACCCTGGAGAAGGTGGACTCTTCACAGGAACGGAAGGGACTGCACCTCCACTAGATGCTGAAATATCAGAAaa AAACATGTTGAACGTCATTGAAATAGTGTAA